One part of the Rutidosis leptorrhynchoides isolate AG116_Rl617_1_P2 chromosome 1, CSIRO_AGI_Rlap_v1, whole genome shotgun sequence genome encodes these proteins:
- the LOC139890317 gene encoding LOW QUALITY PROTEIN: AAA-ATPase At3g28610-like (The sequence of the model RefSeq protein was modified relative to this genomic sequence to represent the inferred CDS: deleted 1 base in 1 codon) — MPIKASSAERLVGEKDAVGSGRIMHLDHPFDECMLEVEYVDDVLNGIKVWWSFDKKKSFYKITCYRKHRDFANKVYLQHVLKEGEIITRQTKKRKIYANARVDNRVYWTCTMFEHPSTFDTLAMDPKKKRVIMNDLTKFRDSKDYYNKIGKAWKRGYLLYGPPRIGKSSMIMAMANFLDYDIYDLELTSLKNNMELRKLLNTDGTSGKSIIVIEDIDCSLYLTGQRKNKKEKQVENNKKKEDQEKSEVTLSGLLNFTDGLWSACGKDRLIVFTTNHVKKLDPAFIRRGRMDMQIVMSYCGFGAFKFLAKNYLDIEMHELFETVRGLLEEVNITPADVAENLMPKSQEENADVCLNNLMMKCLETKKEKARLKAETKIKEKARLKAENKIKVKARLKAENKRKEKTRLKDINKVKSEGGEISQSDDEEEYSSYEEISDD, encoded by the exons ATGCCGATCAAAGCATCCTCAGCCGAAAGACTGGTCGGCGAGAAGGATGCTGTCGGAAGTGGGAG AATCATGCATTTAGATCATCCTTTTGATGAGTGTATGTTAGAGGTAGAATAT GTGGATGATGTGTTGAATGGGATTAAAGTGTGGTGGTCTTTCGATAAAAAGAAAAGCTTCTACAAGATCACTTGCTATCGAAAACACCGAGATTTTGCCAACAAAGTTTACTTGCAACATGTGCTCAAGGAAGGCGAGATTATCACTAGACAAACTAAAAAAAGAAAGATCTATGCTAACGCTAGGGTTGATAATCGAGTGTATTGGACTTGCACTATGTTTGAGCACCCATCTACTTTTGATACACTTGCAATGGACCCAAAAAAGAAGAGGGTTATCATGAATGATCTAACTAAGTTTCGTGACTCGAAAGATTATTATAACAAGATTGGTAAGGCGTGGAAACGAGGTTATCTTTTATACGGCCCACCAAGAATTGGGAAATCTAGTATGATTATGGCCATGGCCAACTTTCTTGACTATGATATCTATGATCTTGAATTAACATCTTTGAAAAATAACATGGAGTTGAGGAAGCTACTGAATACTGAT GGGACATCAGGTAAATCGATAATTGTGATTGAGGATATCGATTGTTCGCTTTATTTAACTGGTCAAAGAAAGAACAAAAAAGAGAAACAAGTTGAAAATAATAAAAAGAAGGAAGATCAAGAGAAAAGTGAAGTGACTTTGTCAGGGCTTTTAAACTTCACCGATGGCTTATGGTCGGCTTGTGGTAAAGATAGACTAATCGTGTTTACAACGAATCATGTCAAGAAACTTGACCCGGCTTTTATTAGAAGAGGACGAATGGATATGCAAATAGTAATGTCGTATTGTGGTTTCGGGGCGTTTAAATTTCTAGCTAAAAACTATTTGGATATTGAAATGCACGAGTTGTTTGAAACTGTTCGGGGATTGTTGGAGGAGGTCAACATTACTCCAGCAGATGTTGCGGAGAACTTGATGCCAAAGTCACAAGAAGAGAATGCTGATGTTTGTTTGAACAATTTGATGATGAAGTGTCTGGAGACTAAAAAAGAAAAGGCAAGGTTGAAAGCTGAAACTAAAATAAAAGAAAAGGCAAGGTTGAAAgctgaaaataaaataaaagtaaaggCAAGGTTAAAAGCTGAAAATAAAAGGAAAGAAAAGACAAGGTTGAAAGATATAAATAAGGTCAAATCTGAGGGAGGTGAAATTAGTCAAagtgatgatgaagaagaatattCAAGCTATGAAGAAATTAGTGATGATTAA